The Alphaproteobacteria bacterium DNA segment AAGGCGCGCCAGACGGTGGGTTTGCCGCGCCGCAGATCGGCATTGTCCATGGCCGGCAGATCGTCATGCACCAGGGAATAACTGTGGATCATCTCGACGGCGGCGGCGGCGCGCAGGGCGCGCGGCTCGGCCACGCCAAACAAGGACGCGGCATTCATGACCAGGAAAGGCCGCAAACGCTTACCGCCACCCAGACAGGCGTAACGCGCCGCCTCGAATAAAGGCCTTTCGGTCATCTCGGTTTGCGGCAACAATTGGTTCAGTAAATCCTCGACCTTATCGGCGACATCGGTCATGGCTTGGATCAGATCATTGCTGGCGGATGGCATCACGCGAAACCTCGGTTGGAAAGTGGGAATGGAGCTTAGCGGTCTTGGGTATCAGATTGGGCTTCAGGCCCGTTCTCGCCTGGGACCAGACGATCCACACGCAATTGCGCGACCTGCAGCAGATCGAGACAACGGCGACGCAGGGCATCGCCCCGCTCATAGGCCGACACGGCGTCATCCAACGACAAGCGGCCTTCTTCCATCTGGCGAACCAGACGCTCAAGCTCGGCCAAGGCCTGCTCGAAGTTTAAACTCGCCACATCGGCGGGCAAGGGCATGGATTCGTTCATGCCCAAGGGTATAAGCCCAGCTTTGGCCCAGCGCAAGACATGCGAGGAAGGTTGTTAAATGCGATGCTCCAACATGAAAGCCATTATTAGTTTCGGTATCATGACTTATGTTGAGGGTCGCATATAGCATTTGAGAAGTTCGGCCATCATGCCCCTTAATTCTTTCCCCTCCCAAGAGAAACACCATTATTCGCCGATTGCTGTAGGCGGTGATGGAGAAGATTTGCGCCGAATAATCGCCAGGGCGTTCAAGGCGGCACGCTCTTTCGATGGCTCGGATGCGGGAATCGACGCTTTGATAGAAGCGATTGATCCTTTCGATCAGTTCGCTTCGCGGCGAGGAGAAGACAGCACATTGAGCCGCGATGACGTGGAATCCGGCCTTTCGCGCCATGCGCGCGGGCGGGGCCATGAACCGGTCACCGTGACTGACTTACTGGACCTGGCGCAGCGCAGCTTTGGGCGTCTTTTGACCGAGAACAAGGTGGCGTTGAACATATTCCATGCCGATCTGGTGTTTCTGCCCACTCATGGCCAAGATCCGATACAAACGGTCAGCGGCTGCCGCCACAGCGCGTCTTTCACGGATCATCTCAGCAAGGGCTTGATTCTCCGTCTCGTATAGCTTACCGCATGGATATGATCGCCCATGCAAGCCACGCAAAGCTGCGTCGAGATAGCCCAAGGGCTAGCGGCCCGGATTCTTCCCGGCCATCTCAGCCCGTTCTGGCGGCGTTGGATCTGGGAACGAATAGTTGCAGATTGCTGGTTGCCGTGCCGCGTTCGCCGCAGCCGGAACAAAGCCCCTTTCTGGTGGTGGATTCTTTTTCGCGCGTGGTGCGTTTGGGAGAAGGGCTTAGCACGTTCCCTGCACTGAACGCCGAAGCGATGGATCGCACCATGGAGGTGCTGCGCATATGCCGGGATAAAATGGGGCGTGCCAAAGTCACGCATTTGCGCGCCGTGGCCACCGAGGCATGCCGTCAGGCCAGCAACGGATTGGCTTTTCTTGAACGGGTGCGACGGGAAACAGGCATTGGCTTCGAGATCATTTCCGGAGCCGAGGAAGCGCGGCTGGCCATGATCGGATGCGCGCCTTTGCTTTTGCCCAAGCCATTGCATGCTGTGATGTTCGATATCGGGGGCGGTTCGACGGAATTGGCGTGGCTGCGGGTTGAATCATCGTCCGCGCCGCCGCGATTATTGGACCATGTGTCGCTGCCGGTCGGGGTGGTCAACCTCACTGAACGCTATGGGGGCGATACGATCTCGTCAGAGCATTATCAGGACATGATCGACAGTGTCCGTGCCGCATTGCTGCCCTTTGATCGGCGCAACGGCATCGGGATGCAGATGAAGGCTCAGCAGGTGCAAATTCTGGGTTGTTCGGGATCTTTGACGACTCTGGCGGCGGCGATGATCGGCTTGCCGCGCTATCAGCGTTCAGCTGTAGATGGACGTATTCTTGCAACCGATGAAACGCTTCGGATGACGCGCCGCCTATGCAGCCTGACTCGGGACGAACGCAATCGTATTCCCGGCATCGGCCCCGATCGCGGCGATTTAATCGTTTCAGGTTGCGCAATCCTCGAAGCTTTATTGAGCCTATGGCCTGTCGAGCGGTTGCGTGTGGGTGATCGTGGACTTCGCGAAGGCATCTTGACGGATATTGTGTATGCCCTGGAGGTTAAAAGCCGCAGAGCCTTGGCGTGATATCTTTGTTTAAAAAATAAGGCCGTAGCGACACTTACGCCGCTACGGCCAGATTTGTCAGGATAGGAATAGCCCTGCTATCAGCGGTTACTGAGCGATTTTGGTCGGATCAGGCTGTGAGGTATAGGGGCTTTCGCTGTCCTCCGGATGTGTTGCCGACTTCGAGGTCGCAGACACGGCACCGGCATAGGAATCGCTGTTGGTGTTGACGATGGTCTCTTGGCCGTTCTCGCCATAGACAACAGACTTGCCTTCATCATAGGTGGCAGTCTCATAGTTGCGCATCGCTGTTTCCGCCATGGCAGGGCCAGCCAATGCAATGACAGCCGCAGCCGCCAATAGAGTTGTTTTCATCATGACGTCGTCCCCTTCGTCGTTGCGTGTTGAGTATGAAGCTTACTGGTCATGCCGCGAGCGGCAATAACCTTATATCAGCTATTGCACGATCTTCCAAGTGCCATCCGGCTGACGGCAGGCTGTGCCGTAACCATTCTGACGCTGGCCGCCTACAACGATGGATTGGTTAAACTCGCGGCAATAGGCACCGCTGCCATCCTGGCCGTCGCGGACCGGAACAATGACGCCCGAATTGCCGCTTTGCGGGTTGTTCCAGGTGATTTGTTGGCCGATCGGCGCGGAATAAGCCCGATTCTCGGCCTGCATCAGTGCCGAACGGTCGGCATTATCAAGCGACGAGCCGATCTCATTTCCTAACCAGGCACCAGCGACGGCACCCAGAGCGGTCAGGGCCACATTGCCTGTCCCCTTGCCGAACTGGTTGCCAAGCAAGGCACCGCCGCCGGCACCCACCACCGTGCCCACGGTTTGCTTCTGGCCCCAACTGCTGCTTTGGCAGCCGGTCAGCGCAACGCCCGCAACCAGTGCGGTTGCCGTCAGCAGGATGGTCTTGTTCATTCTCATCGTGTCGCTCCGGGTGATGCGTGATAAAGCGGCCGTGACACCGACTCAGCGTCTTTGTCTGCGGCCCAGACAATTTAGCTTGGCTGAAGATCATGTCAATTTGGTGATGTCGGAAGAACAAAAATTAGGCGCGACTGCCTTCTAAGTGCAACGAATCGTTGCGCCAGCTATTTCGCGCCACACGGTGCAGTTCAGCGGCCTCTTCATAACGGCGGCCCAGCATCTCCATATACAAGCTACGCGCCTGTTCGCCCATCTCAGCGTGGATGAAGGGGTTATCACGCATCTGAGCAAAGGCCCGCCAAGCGTTGTCTGCATGGTTCTTCAGGAAGATCAATATCTCGTTCACTCCGGCGGACTCGAGGTTCTGCACCTCCAGCAGGCTGAACAGGCGCAAGGCCACGGCCCGTCCGCAGAGGCGCTCAACCTGAGCAACCAGATGACGCAACGATGTAGGGGGTGCCGTTTCCGATGCATGGGCGAGCATATCGCCACGACTGGTCAATTCGTCCAACATGTCTGGAGGCACCCTCACGAGATTGCGCAACATCACAGCGATTCGCGCACCCCGATGTTGTCACCCATTTTTATTCGGTCGCGCCAGTGACAGAATGACGCCCCCCGCCAACAGCGACGTTGTGACGCACAAAGACACCCAAGACGGGATCGGTCCTGCGATCGGCCCGATCACGACCTTCATGCCAATGAAAATCAGCACCAAGGCCAGCGCGTATTTGAGCATGTCAAAACGCTGGATCATCGCGGAAAGGGCGAAATACAAGGCTCTGAGACCCAAAATCGCAAAGATGTTGCTGGTGTAGACGATGAAAGGATCCTGGGTGATCGCCAACACGGCGGGCACGCTGTCCACCGCGAAAATCAGATCGCTGACTTCCACCATCACCAGAGCTAGCAACAAAGGTGTGACATAAGGCCGCAAGCGTGGTTTCGTGTGTCCGGCTTCGATCACACGTACACGCGCAATGAATTTGTTGCCGTGCAACTCGTCGGTGACGGGCAGATAACGGCGCAAGAATTTGATGATGCGGCTTGACCCCAGATCATGGGGTTTCTCTTTGACAAACAGCATGCGCACGCCGGTGATCAGCAGGAACAGGCCGAACAGATACAGCAGCCATTCGAAGCTGTGCAGCAATTGCGCGCCCAGCGCGATCATCACCGCGCGCATGGCGATGGCCCCCAGAATGCCCCAGAACAGCACACGGTGCTGATAGCGGCGCGGAATGCCAAAATGCGCGAAGATCAGCGAGATGACGAAGATGTTATCCAGCGACAGGCTTTTTTCGACCAGATAGCCGGTAAAATACAGCTCAGCACTGCTAACGCCCGAAGTGAATCCTATCCAGACGCCAAACAGCAAGGCGATGGCGATATAGAATCCGCTGAGCCAAAGACTGCTGCGTACGCTGATTTCATGGTCGCGCCGGTGCAGCACGCCAAGGTCAAAGGCCAGCAGCACAACAATCAGCAGACCAAAGGTCAACCAATGGCCGAGCGTATCTCCCAGAAGGGGGCTTTGTAAGAAAGCGAATGCGGATTCCAAGGGATACTCCATCTGAAGGCTTGCCAGACCGGCGGTCGATCTTGTCACAGTTTGCTCTGCAATCAAAGGGGACGATCCCAGGGAAACCGTGTATTCTATAAGGCCGCCGTAAGGCAGGGGGGACGATAGGGGGGAGCTATGCGGGGGATCGAGCCGGATGTCATTCGCGTGCGCGGCGCGCGCGTCCATAATCTGAAGAATGTGAATGTCGAGATTCCAAGGCATAGCCTGGTGGTGATTACCGGGCTTTCGGGTTCGGGTAAATCCTCTTTGGCCTTTGACACCATCTATGCCGAAGGCCAACGCCGCTATGTGGAAAGCCTTTCGGCCTATGCAAGGCAGTTCCTTGAACTGATGCAAAAGCCGGACGTGGATTCCATCGAGGGCCTGTCCCCGGCCATCTCCATCGAACAAAAGACCGTCTCGCAGAATCCGCGCTCCACCGTGGGCACGGTGACGGAAATCTATGATTATCTGCGCCTGCTCTTCGCGCGCGTGGGCATACCCTATTCCCCCGCCACGGGGCTTCCCATTGAAAGCCAAACGGTCAGCCAGATGGTGGATCGTCTGTTGACCTTGCCCGAAGGGACTCGGTTGTATCTGTTGGCACCGGTTGTGCGCGGTCGCAAGGGCGAATACCGCAAAGAGATCAATCAGTGGCGCGGTCAGGGATTCCAACGTTTGCGCATCAACGGCACGCTGCACGAGATGGACGACGTGCCGGCTTTGGACAAAAAGCGCAAGCACGACATTGATGTTTTGGTCGATCGATTGATCATTCGTCCCGACCAAGGCAAACGTCTGGCCGAGTCGCTGGAGACGGCTTTGAAACTGGCCGACGGCTTGGTCTATGCGGAAAAGGTCGAGGGCGGCGAGCGGATCGTCTTTTCCGAAAAATTCGCCTGTCCCGTCAGCGGGTTCACTTTGCCCGAGATCGAGCCGCGCCTCTTCTCCTTCAATAATCCCTATGGCGCGTGTCCCGCATGCGACGGATTGGGCGTCAAGCTGTATATGGATCCGGCCTTGATCGTTCCCAATGGCTGGTTAAGTTTGACCGAAGGCGCCATCAAACCTTGGTCGCGCGTGGCCTCGGGCAGCACGCGCGTTGTCAGCACCCCTTATATGGTTCAAACCTTGCAGGCTCTGGCCAAGCATTATGGATTCAAGCTCGACACGCCTTGGGACAAAATGACCGAGGAAGCGCGTCAGGTGATTTTATACGGCTCGGGCGAGGAAGCCGTGCGCATGCGCTTTGACAGCGGCGAGCGCCGTTTTGAAACCAACCGTCCCTTTGAAGGCGTCGTTCCCAATCTGGAGCGTCGCTGGCGCGAGACCGACAGTCCCGCCATGCGCGAGGATCTCTCGCAATATCATTCCTCGAAGCCGTGTGACGCTTGCGGTGGACAGCGTTTGAAACCCGAAGCCTTGTGCGTGCGCGTGGATGGCCGCACCATCAGCGACATTGCCAGCCAGTCCATTTCCCAGGCGGCCGATTGGGCGGAGGGGTTGGACTCCAAGCTGAACGAACAGCAGCGCCAGATTGCCCGGCGCATCTTAAAGGAAATCACCGAGCGCTTGGGATTCCTGCGCCATG contains these protein-coding regions:
- a CDS encoding exodeoxyribonuclease VII small subunit, yielding MNESMPLPADVASLNFEQALAELERLVRQMEEGRLSLDDAVSAYERGDALRRRCLDLLQVAQLRVDRLVPGENGPEAQSDTQDR
- a CDS encoding Ppx/GppA family phosphatase encodes the protein MIAHASHAKLRRDSPRASGPDSSRPSQPVLAALDLGTNSCRLLVAVPRSPQPEQSPFLVVDSFSRVVRLGEGLSTFPALNAEAMDRTMEVLRICRDKMGRAKVTHLRAVATEACRQASNGLAFLERVRRETGIGFEIISGAEEARLAMIGCAPLLLPKPLHAVMFDIGGGSTELAWLRVESSSAPPRLLDHVSLPVGVVNLTERYGGDTISSEHYQDMIDSVRAALLPFDRRNGIGMQMKAQQVQILGCSGSLTTLAAAMIGLPRYQRSAVDGRILATDETLRMTRRLCSLTRDERNRIPGIGPDRGDLIVSGCAILEALLSLWPVERLRVGDRGLREGILTDIVYALEVKSRRALA
- a CDS encoding glycine zipper 2TM domain-containing protein, with amino-acid sequence MNKTILLTATALVAGVALTGCQSSSWGQKQTVGTVVGAGGGALLGNQFGKGTGNVALTALGAVAGAWLGNEIGSSLDNADRSALMQAENRAYSAPIGQQITWNNPQSGNSGVIVPVRDGQDGSGAYCREFNQSIVVGGQRQNGYGTACRQPDGTWKIVQ
- a CDS encoding TerC family protein; this encodes MEYPLESAFAFLQSPLLGDTLGHWLTFGLLIVVLLAFDLGVLHRRDHEISVRSSLWLSGFYIAIALLFGVWIGFTSGVSSAELYFTGYLVEKSLSLDNIFVISLIFAHFGIPRRYQHRVLFWGILGAIAMRAVMIALGAQLLHSFEWLLYLFGLFLLITGVRMLFVKEKPHDLGSSRIIKFLRRYLPVTDELHGNKFIARVRVIEAGHTKPRLRPYVTPLLLALVMVEVSDLIFAVDSVPAVLAITQDPFIVYTSNIFAILGLRALYFALSAMIQRFDMLKYALALVLIFIGMKVVIGPIAGPIPSWVSLCVTTSLLAGGVILSLARPNKNG
- the uvrA gene encoding excinuclease ABC subunit UvrA codes for the protein MRGIEPDVIRVRGARVHNLKNVNVEIPRHSLVVITGLSGSGKSSLAFDTIYAEGQRRYVESLSAYARQFLELMQKPDVDSIEGLSPAISIEQKTVSQNPRSTVGTVTEIYDYLRLLFARVGIPYSPATGLPIESQTVSQMVDRLLTLPEGTRLYLLAPVVRGRKGEYRKEINQWRGQGFQRLRINGTLHEMDDVPALDKKRKHDIDVLVDRLIIRPDQGKRLAESLETALKLADGLVYAEKVEGGERIVFSEKFACPVSGFTLPEIEPRLFSFNNPYGACPACDGLGVKLYMDPALIVPNGWLSLTEGAIKPWSRVASGSTRVVSTPYMVQTLQALAKHYGFKLDTPWDKMTEEARQVILYGSGEEAVRMRFDSGERRFETNRPFEGVVPNLERRWRETDSPAMREDLSQYHSSKPCDACGGQRLKPEALCVRVDGRTISDIASQSISQAADWAEGLDSKLNEQQRQIARRILKEITERLGFLRHVGLDYLSLSRTAGTLSGGEGQRIRLASQIGSGLSGVLYVLDEPSIGLHQRDNERLLETLRRLRDLGNTVIVVEHDEDTIRAADYLIDMGPGAGTHGGHVVSAGTPAHVARDPKSLTGAYLSGRAAIAVPKTRRPPRGGAWLEVEGATGHNLKNVTARIPMGTMTCVTGVSGSGKSTLVLDTLHLALARALHGARDLPAAHTRLLGLENLDKVIDIDQSPIGRTPRSNPATYTGAFTPIREWFAGLPEARARGYGSGRFSFNVKGGRCEACQGDGVIKIEMHFLPDVYVTCDSCRGRRYNRETLEVTFKDKSIADVLDMTVEEGATFFADIPAIRNKLDTLTQVGLGYIHLGQSATTLSGGEAQRVKLSKELSRRATGRTLYILDEPTTGLHAEDVRRLLHVLQALVDQGNTVLVIEHNLDVIKTADWILDLGPEGGTAGGHLVAAGTPEDIAATPASHTGRFLAPILAQPAVPAKRRTRN